From a single Nocardioides panacis genomic region:
- a CDS encoding succinate dehydrogenase/fumarate reductase iron-sulfur subunit produces the protein MGYDLSLRVWRGDRSGGDLGDYTVQVEEGEVVLDAVHRLQATQAGDLAVRWNCKAGKCGSCSAEINGRPRLMCMTRLSDFDETETITITPLRAFPVIRDLVTDVSFNYEKAKQVPAAKLTPRDADGKRRMMQADVERGQEFRKCIECFLCQDVCHVVRDHEDNKEAFAGPRFFLRYAELDMHPLDTNDRRKLAQDAAGLGMCNITKCCTEVCPEGIHITDNAIIPMKERVVDRKYDPVTWLGSKIGLRSQDRASRDEV, from the coding sequence ATGGGATACGACCTGAGCCTGCGCGTGTGGCGGGGCGACCGCAGCGGGGGCGACCTCGGCGACTACACCGTCCAGGTCGAGGAGGGCGAGGTCGTGCTGGACGCGGTGCACCGGCTGCAGGCCACCCAGGCCGGCGACCTCGCGGTCCGGTGGAACTGCAAGGCCGGCAAGTGCGGGTCGTGCAGCGCGGAGATCAACGGCCGGCCACGGCTGATGTGCATGACCCGGCTCTCGGACTTCGACGAGACCGAGACCATCACGATCACCCCGCTGCGCGCGTTCCCGGTGATCCGCGACCTGGTCACCGACGTCTCGTTCAACTACGAGAAGGCCAAGCAGGTGCCGGCGGCGAAGCTCACCCCGCGCGACGCCGACGGCAAGCGCCGGATGATGCAGGCCGACGTGGAGCGCGGCCAGGAGTTCCGCAAGTGCATCGAGTGCTTCCTGTGCCAGGACGTCTGCCACGTCGTACGCGACCACGAGGACAACAAGGAGGCGTTCGCCGGGCCGCGGTTCTTCCTGCGGTACGCCGAGCTGGACATGCACCCGCTCGACACCAACGACCGCCGCAAGCTCGCCCAGGACGCGGCCGGCCTGGGGATGTGCAACATCACCAAGTGCTGCACCGAGGTCTGCCCGGAGGGCATCCACATCACCGACAACGCGATCATCCCGATGAAGGAGCGCGTCGTGGACCGGAAGTACGACCCGGTCACCTGGCTCGGCAGCAAGATCGGCCTGCGCTCCCAGGACCGCGCCTCCCGCGACGAGGTCTGA
- a CDS encoding bacterial proteasome activator family protein, giving the protein MTSEHPDDQSRGDAGSDDPRVMIIGPDGTATAGGPPSEDGERNLTDLVEQPAKVMRIGGMIRQLLEEVKAAPLDEASRTRLAGIYEASIKELEEGLAPELVEELERLSLPFASDTPSEAELRIAQAQLVGWLEGLFHGIQTAIYAQQVAARAQLEQMRRALPPGMTPDDAGHTPGRPAHPGEEPGNRGGMYL; this is encoded by the coding sequence ATGACCTCTGAGCACCCCGACGACCAGTCCCGCGGCGACGCGGGGAGCGACGACCCGCGCGTGATGATCATCGGGCCCGACGGGACGGCGACGGCCGGCGGCCCGCCCTCCGAGGACGGTGAGCGCAACCTCACCGACCTGGTCGAGCAGCCCGCGAAGGTGATGCGGATCGGCGGGATGATCCGGCAGCTGCTGGAGGAGGTGAAGGCGGCCCCGCTCGACGAGGCCAGCCGGACCCGCCTCGCCGGGATCTACGAGGCCTCCATCAAGGAGCTCGAGGAGGGCCTCGCCCCCGAGCTCGTCGAGGAGCTGGAGCGGCTGTCGCTGCCGTTCGCCTCCGACACCCCCTCCGAGGCGGAGCTGCGGATCGCCCAGGCCCAGCTGGTCGGCTGGCTCGAGGGCCTGTTCCACGGCATCCAGACCGCGATCTACGCCCAGCAGGTCGCGGCCCGCGCCCAGCTCGAGCAGATGCGTCGGGCCCTGCCGCCCGGGATGACGCCGGACGACGCCGGCCACACCCCCGGTCGGCCCGCCCACCCCGGCGAGGAGCCCGGCAACCGCGGCGGCATGTACCTCTGA
- a CDS encoding S8/S53 family peptidase translates to MVSSPVNRPLPAEPRSVGSSSGSRRRVLDPGTAYQVHDQPGVRETVYVADSLLVRGRHPDTYAALESVAAEAGFTLARDDGSALGREVLDRAPLTDAQRAELEVVWVERVRLEPSRDREETVFRPIDTWRLLQSYRSRVGRDSPRHGDVGLEHPASSRDIDPTPVTNPHPVTNPHPVTNPHPVTNPHSFAVSQYTQAGLGGRQPVAWLGPPPQPRQRQDDDAARRPVVAVFDSGVGPHPWLGERFVLRDPQVLGTSIGVPGLTGTGEPAGSGDELVGELGDDAGHGTFIAGLVRQACPDALVLSVRLFGDDGEVDESDLLRSLQLLALRHLLGVNGEAGYQPVDVLSLSLGYYHEQPEDSAFDALLHGPLALLGRWGVCVVVSAGNDATSRPAYPAAFAPYDGGSVPDDERQVPVAAVGALNPDGSIAMFSNDGPWVRYLRPGAALVSTFPTTYDASEAASHELLNAAGEWRRSLDPDNYLAGFAVWSGTSFSAPVFAGQVALALQAEFEAGDTGTDAASAVARGRRVLADLPKRALA, encoded by the coding sequence ATGGTCAGCAGTCCTGTGAACCGTCCCCTGCCCGCGGAGCCGCGGTCGGTCGGGTCCAGCTCGGGCTCCCGGCGGCGGGTGCTCGACCCGGGCACCGCCTACCAGGTGCACGACCAGCCGGGCGTGCGCGAGACGGTGTACGTCGCCGACTCGCTGCTCGTGCGCGGGCGGCACCCGGACACCTACGCCGCGCTGGAGTCCGTCGCCGCCGAGGCCGGCTTCACGCTGGCCCGCGACGACGGCAGCGCCCTGGGCCGCGAGGTGCTCGACCGGGCACCGCTCACCGACGCCCAGCGCGCCGAGCTCGAGGTGGTCTGGGTCGAGCGGGTGCGCCTGGAGCCGAGCCGCGACCGGGAGGAGACGGTGTTCCGTCCCATCGACACGTGGCGGCTGCTGCAGAGCTACCGCAGCCGCGTCGGCCGGGACTCCCCGCGGCACGGCGACGTCGGCCTGGAGCACCCGGCCAGCAGCCGCGACATCGACCCCACCCCGGTCACGAACCCGCACCCGGTCACCAACCCGCACCCGGTCACCAACCCGCACCCGGTGACGAACCCGCACTCCTTCGCCGTCTCGCAGTACACCCAGGCCGGCCTCGGCGGCCGTCAGCCGGTGGCCTGGCTCGGTCCGCCTCCCCAGCCGCGGCAGCGGCAGGACGACGACGCGGCGCGCCGCCCGGTGGTGGCGGTCTTCGACTCCGGCGTGGGTCCGCACCCCTGGCTGGGTGAGCGTTTCGTGCTGCGCGACCCGCAGGTCCTGGGCACCTCCATCGGCGTCCCGGGGCTGACCGGCACGGGGGAGCCGGCCGGGTCGGGCGACGAGCTGGTCGGCGAGCTCGGCGACGACGCCGGGCACGGCACCTTCATCGCCGGGCTGGTCCGGCAGGCCTGCCCCGACGCGCTGGTCCTGTCCGTCCGGCTGTTCGGCGACGACGGCGAGGTTGACGAGTCGGACCTGCTCAGGTCCCTGCAGCTGCTCGCGCTGCGGCACCTGCTCGGCGTCAACGGCGAGGCCGGCTACCAGCCCGTCGACGTGCTCTCCCTGTCGCTCGGCTACTACCACGAGCAGCCGGAGGACTCGGCGTTCGACGCCCTGCTGCACGGCCCGCTCGCACTGCTCGGCCGGTGGGGCGTGTGCGTGGTGGTCTCGGCCGGCAACGACGCGACCTCCCGGCCGGCGTACCCGGCCGCCTTCGCGCCGTACGACGGCGGCAGCGTCCCCGACGACGAGCGGCAAGTGCCGGTCGCGGCGGTCGGTGCGCTCAACCCGGACGGCTCGATCGCGATGTTCAGCAACGACGGCCCGTGGGTCCGCTACCTCCGGCCGGGCGCGGCGCTGGTCAGCACCTTCCCCACGACGTACGACGCGTCCGAGGCGGCCAGCCACGAGCTGCTGAACGCCGCCGGGGAGTGGCGCCGCTCGCTCGACCCGGACAACTACCTGGCCGGCTTCGCCGTCTGGAGCGGTACGTCGTTCTCCGCGCCGGTCTTCGCCGGGCAGGTGGCGCTGGCGCTGCAGGCGGAGTTCGAGGCCGGCGACACCGGCACGGACGCCGCGAGTGCCGTGGCCCGCGGCCGCCGGGTGCTCGCCGACCTGCCGAAGCGGGCGCTCGCATGA
- a CDS encoding biotin/lipoyl-binding carrier protein: MARAPRTADVVAEMVANVLTVTVAAGDTVAVGDTVALLESMKMEIPVLAEHGGTVTAVKVGEGDVVQEGDVLVTIDL; the protein is encoded by the coding sequence ATGGCTCGTGCACCCCGGACCGCGGACGTCGTCGCCGAGATGGTCGCCAACGTCCTCACGGTGACCGTCGCGGCCGGCGACACGGTCGCCGTCGGAGACACCGTCGCGCTCCTGGAGTCGATGAAGATGGAGATCCCGGTGCTCGCCGAGCACGGCGGCACGGTGACCGCGGTCAAGGTCGGTGAGGGCGACGTCGTCCAGGAGGGCGACGTCCTCGTCACGATCGACCTGTAG
- a CDS encoding T3SS effector HopA1 family protein translates to MFHRHFEELDDAVRTARRAVTTLHLVDPDGLGRVLHDRWYLGLASAQGARPEARAWQAWGPLWTADLAGPRGPGLVRLHLSVDPRTALHAVGAVTHRAQGWEHPWQLTSTALGGDLPAPESTVLLLPTASLLPLRAEVVALVEDLRPFLAVGVPALTLPIGRGAALSENPADGRTFGENRCRLVAEAVIGSMRVHHRAQVDRAIARFAAAGVDPERPYLEQRTTWDRPWRAA, encoded by the coding sequence ATGTTCCACCGCCACTTCGAGGAGCTCGACGACGCGGTGCGCACGGCGCGCAGGGCCGTCACCACCCTGCACCTGGTCGACCCCGACGGGCTCGGCCGCGTGCTGCACGACCGCTGGTACCTCGGCCTGGCCTCCGCGCAGGGCGCGCGCCCCGAGGCGCGGGCCTGGCAGGCGTGGGGACCGCTCTGGACCGCGGACCTGGCCGGCCCGCGGGGGCCCGGGCTGGTGCGGCTGCACCTCAGCGTGGACCCGCGGACCGCGCTGCACGCCGTGGGCGCCGTCACCCACCGCGCGCAGGGCTGGGAGCACCCGTGGCAGCTCACCTCGACCGCGCTCGGCGGCGACCTGCCGGCCCCGGAGTCGACGGTGCTGCTGCTGCCCACCGCGTCGCTGCTCCCGCTGCGCGCCGAGGTCGTCGCGCTCGTGGAGGACCTGCGGCCCTTCCTGGCGGTCGGCGTCCCGGCCCTCACCCTGCCGATCGGCCGGGGCGCGGCGCTCTCGGAGAACCCCGCCGACGGCCGCACCTTCGGGGAGAACCGCTGCCGGCTGGTGGCCGAGGCGGTGATCGGCAGCATGCGGGTGCACCACCGCGCCCAGGTCGACCGGGCGATCGCCAGGTTCGCGGCGGCCGGCGTGGACCCCGAGCGGCCCTACCTCGAGCAGCGCACCACTTGGGACCGGCCCTGGCGGGCGGCGTGA
- a CDS encoding RNA polymerase sigma factor, with the protein MIGTRPEGETLVHRATHAFAAYRDGDRGSLDELVALLTPLLWHTVRGQGVDAVAAEDVVQTIWMRLLHSSDSIRDPQTVVKWLLTAARREAWRVAKRSRSDQAHTAALFGQEGEELSALPAEREELPDEAVFRDELQHRLWEHVQQLPDRCRELMRVIAFADRPDYALIAESLGMPVGSIGPTRGRCLAKLRQVLASDPHWEGSEW; encoded by the coding sequence ATGATCGGCACCCGGCCCGAGGGCGAGACGCTGGTGCACCGGGCCACGCACGCCTTCGCGGCCTACCGGGACGGCGACCGCGGGTCGCTCGACGAGCTCGTCGCGCTGCTCACCCCGCTGCTGTGGCACACGGTGCGCGGGCAGGGCGTCGACGCGGTCGCCGCCGAGGACGTCGTCCAGACGATCTGGATGCGGCTGCTGCACAGCAGCGACTCGATCCGCGACCCGCAGACCGTGGTGAAGTGGCTGCTCACCGCGGCCCGCCGCGAGGCCTGGCGGGTGGCGAAGAGGTCCCGGTCCGACCAGGCGCACACCGCGGCGCTGTTCGGCCAGGAGGGCGAGGAGCTCTCCGCGCTGCCGGCCGAGCGCGAGGAGCTGCCCGACGAGGCCGTGTTCCGCGACGAGCTGCAGCACCGGCTCTGGGAGCACGTGCAGCAGCTGCCCGACCGGTGTCGCGAGCTGATGCGGGTGATCGCGTTCGCCGACCGGCCGGACTACGCCCTGATCGCCGAGTCCCTCGGCATGCCCGTGGGGAGCATCGGCCCGACCCGCGGCCGGTGCCTCGCCAAGCTGCGCCAGGTCCTGGCGTCCGATCCGCACTGGGAAGGAAGTGAGTGGTGA
- a CDS encoding carbon-nitrogen hydrolase family protein — protein MSSLRLALVQKASSLESAENRAALAAVAGTLEPDTGLVVLPEAFMRDFGAPGSDLAAVAEPLDGPFVAALTAFAAEQRTTVVAGMFERSEDPERPFNTLAVVDRDGLRASYRKIHLYDSFGYKESDRLVAGPVEPVLVDVGGFSVGLMTCYDLRFPELARELVDRGAELLVVPSAWVAGPGKVHHWRTLATARAIENTVYVAAVGQPGPRYTGHSLVVGPAGELVAELGDGDHVLAASVGRDALDDARATNPSLANRRF, from the coding sequence GTGAGCTCCCTCCGTCTCGCCCTGGTGCAGAAGGCGTCCTCGCTCGAGTCCGCCGAGAACCGTGCCGCCCTCGCGGCGGTCGCCGGCACGCTGGAGCCCGACACCGGGCTGGTGGTGCTGCCCGAGGCGTTCATGCGCGACTTCGGCGCGCCCGGCTCGGACCTCGCGGCCGTGGCCGAGCCGCTCGACGGCCCGTTCGTCGCGGCGCTGACCGCCTTCGCCGCCGAGCAGCGCACCACCGTGGTCGCCGGCATGTTCGAGCGCAGCGAGGACCCGGAGCGGCCCTTCAACACCCTCGCCGTCGTCGACCGGGACGGGCTGCGGGCGTCGTACCGCAAGATCCATCTCTACGACTCCTTCGGCTACAAGGAGTCCGACCGGCTGGTCGCCGGCCCCGTCGAGCCGGTGCTGGTCGACGTCGGCGGCTTCTCGGTCGGGCTGATGACCTGCTACGACCTGCGCTTCCCCGAGCTCGCCCGCGAGCTGGTGGACCGCGGCGCCGAGCTCCTCGTCGTGCCGTCCGCGTGGGTGGCCGGCCCCGGGAAGGTGCACCACTGGCGGACGCTGGCCACCGCGCGCGCCATCGAGAACACCGTGTACGTCGCCGCCGTCGGCCAGCCGGGTCCGCGCTACACCGGACACTCGCTGGTCGTCGGCCCCGCCGGGGAGCTGGTCGCCGAGCTCGGCGACGGCGACCACGTGCTGGCCGCGTCGGTCGGCCGGGACGCCCTCGACGACGCCCGGGCCACCAACCCGTCGCTGGCCAACCGCCGCTTCTGA
- a CDS encoding NAD(P)H-quinone oxidoreductase, with protein sequence MRAVIAPDPGGLEALVVTDLPDPKPGPGEVVIDMTATAVNRADTMQRQGFYPPPPGASDVLGLECSGVVSAVGEGVDAWSVGDEVCALLAGGGYGEKVLVPAGQVMPVPEGVDLVTAGALPEVAATVWSNLFMIAGLQQGETLLVHGGGGGIGTFAIQLAHALGARVVTTAGSQEKLDACRALGADVTINYKEQDFVEEVMKATDGAGVDVILDNMGAKYLPRNVEALATEGRLVVIGLMGGAKGELDLGLLLRKRGAVIATSLRARPVEEKTAICASLVEHVWPLVADGSVKTLVHATLPLEEVREAHRIMEASDHIGKIVLTA encoded by the coding sequence ATGCGCGCTGTCATCGCCCCGGACCCGGGCGGCCTCGAGGCCCTCGTCGTCACCGACCTCCCCGACCCGAAGCCGGGACCCGGCGAGGTCGTGATCGACATGACCGCCACCGCGGTCAACCGCGCGGACACCATGCAGCGCCAGGGCTTCTACCCGCCGCCGCCCGGCGCGTCCGACGTGCTGGGACTCGAGTGCTCCGGCGTGGTCAGCGCCGTGGGCGAGGGTGTCGACGCCTGGTCGGTGGGCGACGAGGTCTGCGCCCTGCTCGCCGGCGGCGGGTACGGCGAGAAGGTGCTCGTCCCGGCCGGCCAGGTGATGCCGGTCCCCGAGGGCGTCGACCTGGTCACCGCCGGGGCGCTGCCCGAGGTGGCCGCCACGGTCTGGTCCAACCTGTTCATGATCGCCGGCCTGCAGCAGGGCGAGACGCTGCTCGTGCACGGCGGCGGCGGAGGCATCGGCACCTTCGCGATCCAGCTCGCCCACGCGCTCGGCGCCCGGGTGGTCACCACCGCCGGGTCGCAGGAGAAGCTCGACGCCTGCCGCGCGCTGGGCGCCGACGTGACGATCAACTACAAGGAGCAGGACTTCGTCGAGGAGGTCATGAAGGCCACCGACGGGGCAGGCGTCGACGTCATCCTGGACAACATGGGCGCGAAGTACCTCCCCCGCAACGTCGAGGCGCTGGCCACCGAGGGCCGGCTGGTCGTGATCGGCCTGATGGGCGGCGCGAAGGGTGAGCTCGACCTGGGCCTGCTGCTGCGCAAGCGCGGGGCGGTGATCGCCACCTCGCTGCGCGCCCGCCCGGTCGAGGAGAAGACCGCGATCTGCGCGTCGTTGGTCGAGCACGTCTGGCCGCTGGTCGCCGACGGCTCGGTGAAGACCCTGGTGCACGCGACCCTGCCGCTGGAGGAGGTCCGCGAGGCTCACCGGATCATGGAGGCCAGCGACCACATCGGCAAGATCGTGCTCACGGCCTAG
- a CDS encoding SpoIIE family protein phosphatase, translated as MPAIRGTDRRRAAVVPHDQEPAPRQAGCAVDLDDPRRLAAARRLQPATPGNEVLDRLSGLAARLLRTSSAQVSLLTDLQVVTGGAGAGAHAAAGAPTSRADSLCTVTARSGAPLVVGDAPLDSRVEHLPPVRTGAVGSYLGVPLADAHGWVVGAFCVYDEQARTWSDDEVTVLEELAQATSAELERAATEGERDLVRMQLGLAIESGGIGSWEWDLVAGTMSGNSRLLEMFGVPGVPGDPGDQEHLPRPVAAFVDRVHPEDRPRVARSVATAVETGGEYAEEYRVIRPDGSERWLAARGRPLYDAHGSVVHLVGAVYDTTDRRVAAESVQSEASLMALIARASDLLASSLEAEDAVRSFARLVVPVLADWSVVSLVGDDGRLVDVDWWHHDPEQRDLTGLFARHRLDDREEAVGSLAALRSGEPFVENDDALGVATRVLRSEVAVRAVTGLGLRSVGVFPLVIDDRVIGLITLARGENRPPFTPAEIRAASDLSRRAGITLANAQSFGREREMSEQLQRSMLTEPVAPDDVEVSVRYIPAARAAQIGGDWYDAFAQEDGATVLVVGDVVGHDSVAAAVMGQLRSVLRGIAVAGGGGPARLLGDLDRALVTLRMSTNATVVVARVEEREDGEKALTWSNAGHPPPVMITADGRGERLGSHDVLLGVVPELERHEESLVLEPSLTVLMYTDGLVERRGEDIDVGIDRLLAAAAAVAEQPLEKLVDSVLAELCPEAPDDDVVLLALRRRPYSEPPSSRDTES; from the coding sequence GTGCCCGCGATCCGCGGCACCGATCGGAGGCGAGCTGCGGTGGTCCCGCACGACCAGGAGCCGGCACCCCGGCAGGCGGGGTGTGCTGTCGACCTCGACGACCCGCGCCGCCTGGCCGCCGCCCGGCGCCTGCAGCCGGCCACGCCCGGCAACGAGGTGCTCGACCGGCTCAGCGGGCTCGCCGCCCGGCTGCTGCGCACCAGCTCGGCCCAGGTCTCCCTGCTCACCGACCTGCAGGTGGTGACCGGGGGCGCCGGGGCCGGGGCGCACGCGGCCGCCGGCGCACCGACCTCCCGCGCGGACTCGTTGTGCACCGTGACGGCCCGATCGGGGGCGCCCCTGGTGGTGGGCGACGCCCCGCTGGACTCCCGGGTGGAGCACCTTCCCCCGGTGCGGACCGGGGCGGTCGGCTCCTACCTCGGGGTGCCGCTCGCGGACGCCCACGGGTGGGTCGTCGGAGCGTTCTGCGTCTACGACGAGCAGGCCCGCACCTGGTCCGACGACGAGGTGACCGTGCTGGAGGAGCTCGCCCAGGCGACGAGCGCCGAGCTGGAGCGGGCCGCCACCGAGGGCGAGCGCGACCTGGTGCGGATGCAGCTCGGCCTGGCCATCGAGTCCGGCGGCATCGGCAGCTGGGAGTGGGACCTCGTCGCCGGCACGATGTCCGGGAACAGCCGGCTGCTGGAGATGTTCGGCGTCCCCGGCGTGCCCGGCGACCCCGGCGACCAGGAGCACCTGCCGCGTCCCGTCGCCGCGTTCGTCGACCGGGTGCACCCCGAGGACCGGCCCCGCGTCGCCCGGTCGGTGGCCACAGCGGTGGAGACCGGCGGCGAGTACGCCGAGGAGTACCGCGTGATCCGGCCCGACGGCTCCGAGCGCTGGCTGGCCGCCCGGGGCCGCCCGCTGTACGACGCGCACGGCAGCGTCGTGCATCTCGTGGGTGCGGTCTACGACACCACCGACCGCCGGGTCGCGGCCGAGAGCGTGCAGAGCGAGGCGTCGCTGATGGCGCTGATCGCCCGGGCCAGCGACCTGCTCGCCAGCTCGCTCGAGGCCGAGGACGCGGTGCGCAGCTTCGCCCGGCTGGTCGTCCCGGTGCTCGCGGACTGGTCCGTGGTCAGCCTGGTCGGGGACGACGGACGCCTGGTCGACGTGGACTGGTGGCACCACGACCCCGAGCAGCGCGACCTGACCGGGCTGTTCGCCCGGCACCGGCTCGACGACCGCGAGGAGGCCGTCGGGTCGCTGGCCGCGCTGCGCAGCGGCGAGCCGTTCGTCGAGAACGACGACGCCCTCGGCGTGGCGACCCGGGTCCTGCGCTCGGAGGTGGCGGTGCGCGCGGTGACCGGGCTCGGGCTGCGGTCGGTGGGCGTCTTCCCGCTGGTGATCGACGACCGGGTGATCGGGCTGATCACGCTGGCCCGCGGCGAGAACCGCCCGCCGTTCACCCCGGCAGAGATCCGGGCGGCCTCCGACCTCAGCCGACGCGCCGGCATCACCCTGGCCAACGCCCAGTCCTTCGGCCGGGAGCGGGAGATGTCCGAGCAGCTCCAGCGGAGCATGCTGACCGAGCCGGTCGCCCCCGACGACGTCGAGGTGTCCGTGCGCTACATCCCGGCCGCGCGGGCGGCCCAGATCGGCGGCGACTGGTACGACGCGTTCGCGCAGGAGGACGGCGCCACGGTGCTGGTGGTCGGCGACGTGGTCGGGCACGACTCGGTGGCCGCCGCGGTGATGGGCCAGCTGCGCAGCGTGCTGCGCGGCATCGCGGTCGCCGGCGGCGGCGGCCCCGCCCGGCTCCTCGGGGACCTCGACCGGGCCCTGGTCACGCTGCGGATGTCGACCAACGCCACCGTGGTGGTGGCCCGCGTCGAGGAGCGGGAGGACGGCGAGAAGGCGCTGACCTGGTCCAACGCCGGCCACCCGCCGCCGGTGATGATCACCGCCGACGGGCGCGGCGAGCGGCTCGGGTCGCACGACGTGCTGCTGGGCGTCGTACCGGAGCTCGAGCGGCACGAGGAGAGCCTCGTCCTGGAGCCGTCCCTGACCGTGCTCATGTACACCGACGGCCTCGTCGAGCGCCGCGGCGAGGACATCGACGTGGGCATCGACCGGCTGCTGGCCGCGGCCGCGGCGGTCGCGGAGCAGCCGCTCGAGAAGCTGGTCGACTCCGTGCTCGCCGAGCTGTGCCCGGAGGCCCCGGACGACGACGTGGTGCTGCTGGCGCTGCGCCGGCGGCCCTACTCCGAGCCGCCGAGCTCCAGGGACACCGAGTCGTAG
- the mobA gene encoding molybdenum cofactor guanylyltransferase: MEHPGDPLRLGAVVLTGGTAARMGGADKAALQVDGVTLLERSLAATVGVAEVVVVGEQVPTSRSVRWTREEPPGGGPAAGLLAGLDRFATPPDLVVVLAVDMPRVNGGTVARLTWAVEADPEVDGAVLVDADGRRQTLAAVYRHAALTAARPADPADDHGLPVRRLLAALRLVEVPAVGDEARDVDTWESLRDLTQ; encoded by the coding sequence GTGGAGCACCCCGGAGATCCCCTGCGCCTCGGCGCCGTCGTGCTCACGGGCGGGACGGCGGCCCGGATGGGCGGTGCCGACAAGGCCGCCCTGCAGGTCGACGGCGTGACGCTGCTGGAGCGCTCGCTCGCCGCGACGGTCGGCGTGGCCGAGGTGGTCGTGGTGGGCGAGCAGGTGCCCACGTCGCGGTCGGTGCGCTGGACCCGCGAGGAGCCGCCCGGCGGCGGTCCGGCGGCGGGCCTGCTCGCGGGTCTGGACCGGTTCGCCACCCCGCCGGACCTCGTCGTGGTGCTGGCGGTGGACATGCCGCGCGTGAACGGCGGCACGGTGGCCCGGCTGACCTGGGCCGTCGAGGCCGACCCGGAGGTGGACGGCGCGGTGCTCGTCGACGCCGACGGGCGCCGCCAGACCCTCGCGGCGGTCTACCGGCACGCCGCCCTGACCGCGGCGCGTCCCGCGGACCCGGCCGACGACCACGGCCTGCCGGTGCGCCGGCTGCTCGCCGCGCTGCGCCTCGTCGAGGTCCCGGCCGTCGGGGACGAGGCCCGGGACGTGGACACCTGGGAGTCGTTGCGCGACCTCACTCAATGA
- a CDS encoding DUF6457 domain-containing protein: protein MNLHDWIDELCDVLDIETEVDEALVLDLARDAAHNVERPAAPITTYLLGYAAALHEADPERVEKLAAAATALAERWDGKDPEAEAEDIELDDEAIKLVDAD from the coding sequence GTGAACCTGCACGACTGGATCGACGAGCTCTGCGACGTACTCGACATCGAGACCGAGGTGGACGAGGCGCTGGTCCTCGACCTCGCCCGGGACGCCGCGCACAACGTCGAGCGTCCCGCCGCCCCGATCACCACCTACCTGCTCGGCTACGCCGCGGCCCTGCACGAGGCCGATCCGGAGCGGGTCGAGAAGCTCGCGGCCGCTGCGACGGCGCTCGCCGAGCGCTGGGACGGCAAGGACCCCGAGGCGGAGGCCGAGGACATCGAGCTCGACGACGAGGCGATCAAGCTCGTCGACGCCGACTGA
- a CDS encoding metallophosphoesterase produces MDPVARAIGDQGDATFLLDAGDDTSTGSSWEAFSLESLDDAFSDYDDRVSIAGNHDNGDFVTTQAHRLGFTTLDGRVVDGPAGMRLLGVSDPRSSGLGTWRDERGISFEDQEKRIADVACRHDADGDRIGTLLVHDANSGRQALNDGCVDLVLAGHLHEQVGPSATTGANGKVGYSYTNGTTGGAAYALAIGSKLRRDAEVTLVTYRDGTPVGLQPVTITTIGAFRVGAYVDLAPTGPAAGTTEGPSGSASP; encoded by the coding sequence ATGGACCCGGTGGCCCGCGCGATCGGCGACCAGGGCGACGCGACGTTCCTGCTGGACGCCGGCGACGACACCTCGACGGGGAGCTCCTGGGAGGCGTTCAGCCTGGAGTCGCTCGACGACGCGTTCTCCGACTACGACGACCGGGTCTCGATCGCCGGCAACCACGACAACGGCGACTTCGTGACCACGCAGGCCCACCGGCTCGGCTTCACCACCCTGGACGGCCGGGTCGTGGACGGACCGGCCGGCATGCGGCTGCTCGGCGTCAGCGACCCGCGCAGCAGCGGCCTGGGCACCTGGCGCGACGAGCGCGGCATCTCCTTCGAGGATCAGGAGAAGCGGATCGCCGACGTGGCCTGCCGGCACGACGCCGACGGGGACCGGATCGGCACCCTGCTGGTGCACGACGCCAACAGCGGCCGTCAGGCGCTCAACGACGGCTGCGTGGACCTGGTGCTGGCCGGCCACCTGCACGAGCAGGTCGGCCCCAGCGCGACGACCGGCGCGAACGGCAAGGTCGGCTACTCCTACACGAACGGGACGACCGGCGGGGCTGCATACGCCCTGGCCATCGGCAGCAAGCTGCGCCGGGACGCGGAGGTCACGCTGGTGACCTACCGGGACGGGACGCCGGTCGGCCTGCAGCCGGTGACGATCACCACCATCGGCGCGTTCCGCGTCGGGGCGTACGTCGACCTGGCGCCGACCGGCCCGGCCGCCGGCACGACCGAGGGCCCGTCCGGATCGGCGAGCCCCTGA